The proteins below come from a single Larimichthys crocea isolate SSNF chromosome XIV, L_crocea_2.0, whole genome shotgun sequence genomic window:
- the LOC113747606 gene encoding NACHT, LRR and PYD domains-containing protein 1b allele 2-like has product MNSGDLTKLQPEVIKQDKVHIYSLHSEAGYYECSVSFLRWICKEHISLTYRFCSWEEYRERPSCKDYMPAGPLLDIAVTTGKLEEMYLPHWIDYDSTMSDMFAALHVDSCGDFVEQVSEVTSSHIKLCQPTFTPWGAMILMKLGFRVNVYRDILIYKTNNEFLTLHVYLVPPDRHLQKEVKETETSLGSTIIQKPNPEMSLQMEDHFFLTADMDTAEISPKKLQLTSERRNFFEVFIRNAENDFCLKLESEQTKNVIWTSTIRKGDYQKQSTDHEQASDQHFVDRHRIALITRVSDTESILDRLRQRDLISEETYNDVTALTTKQKQMRNIFRVCTTRYAKDALLDILKGMKSMKALLRDLEETE; this is encoded by the exons ATG AACTCCGGTGATTTGACTAAACTTCAACCTGAAGTCATCAAACAGGATAAAGTTCACATCTATAG CCTGCATTCTGAAGCAGGTTACTATGAATGCAGTGTGTCCTTTCTGCGATGGATTTGTAAGGAACACATCAGCCTCACATACCGGTTTTGCTCATGGGAGGAATACAGGGAGAGGCCTTCATGTAAGGATTACATGCCAGCAGGGCCCCTACTAGACATCGCAGTCACAACTGGAAAGTTGGAAGAAATGTATCTCCCACACTGGATAG actATGACTCTACAATGTCAGACATGTTCGCAGCTCTACATGTTGACAGCTGTGGAGATTTTGTGGAACAAGTGTCTGAAGTGACATCATCCCACATCAAGTTATGCCAGCCAACTTTCACACCATGGGGGGCCATGATCTTGATGAAACTCGGGTTCCGAGTAAATGTTTATCGTGACATACtaatatacaaaacaaacaacgaATTCCTCACACTGCATGTTTACTTAGTCCCACCAGATCGTCATCTACAAAag GAAGTGAAGGAAACGGAGACATCCCTTGGCTCAACAATAATCCAAAAGCCAAACCCAGAGATGTCTCTTCAAATGGAGGATCATTTCTTCCTCACAGCAGACATGGACACTGCTGAAATTTCCCCTAAA aagtTACAGCTCACAAGTGAAAGGAGAAATTTTTTTGAGGTGTTCATCAGAAATGCAGAGAATGACTTTTGCCTAAAACTTGAGAGTGAGCAAACGAAAAATGTCATCTGGACCAGCACCATTAGAAAAG GGGACTACCAAAAGCAAAGCACTGATCATGAACAag CTTCAGATCAGCATTTTGTGGATCGCCATCGGATAGCTCTGATAACCAGAGTGAGCGATACAGAATCCATCCTGGATAGACTTCGGCAAAGAGACTTAATCTCAGAGGAGACCTACAATGATGTGACAgctttaacaacaaaacaaaaacaaatgaggaacaTTTTCCGGGTCTGTACTACCCGATATGCCAAAGATGCTCTCTTGGACATCCTTAAAGGCATGAAGAGTATGAAGGCTCTCCTACGTGACCTTGAGGAGACTGAATAA
- the LOC104933208 gene encoding sterile alpha motif domain-containing protein 9-like, translating to MANGPALSTARGGEIYVGNEFRDFFHLLDVLYANQFEGESFEPKLLEQIEENFYRGAPPNWLNFYISEQEQANESGGIIKRDGYDRLVEEIRKKNKQPGISTVKLFHQPGCGGTTLAMQVLWGLRKSFRCAEVLTSSPPDIANVANEVIDLYTAGSRGHQNTVLLLVNDEQILENLQDSIMEKIAEQKIVTRMPVVIFLSCIRKVSIVQNDNVALKDVLSDTEKQKFDEKKKELSLKYGDKCKQFHGFNIMQTNFSSDYVQQACKVFSTVRRANRPRKTQLVACLSLLNGYVPGSYLTESQCLDFLKHDDDNYGDLEDRMEPFSHLITFQQDKRSGRKVSMAHPMIAQRCTELMAEAGVTRSDTALKLISLYSNGDPPYLLGFVKDMLTKREPKKGGKEPKKNTISGTETDKDQERFSRLILEIQKKEGNAKSASVLKVASKKFDENPFFPQALARFYYIELKDYNQAEMWAKRAKERDPENSFVADTLGQVYKNHLKSKESHPKEGCEKLPAKPREILQLAKKAIEAFKDEERLAEKQHGTDTKEDSTTKVDTTKVSTTKVGPTKDGPTKDGTTKVGTTKDGTTKVSTTKVGPTKDGTTKSG from the exons ATGGCAAATGGCCCAGCCCTCTCCACTGCTCGAGGAGGAGAAATTTACGTGGGAAATGAATTCAGAGATTTCTTCCACCTGCTGGACGTTCTCTATGCAAATCAGTTTGAAGGAGAGTCTTTCGAGCCAAAACTTCTTGAGCAGATCGAAGAAAACTTTTATAGAGGGGCCCCGCCCAACTGGTTGAACTTTTACATAAGTGAACAGGAACAGGCAAATGAGTCAGGTGGCATTATTAAACGAGATGGATACGATAGACTTGTGGAAGAAAtccggaaaaaaaacaaacagcctggAATATCAACTGTTAAACTGTTCCACCAGCCAGGATGTGGAGGAACCACACTGGCCATGCAGGTGCTGTGGGGCTTGAGGAAATCCTTCAGATGTGCAGAAGTTTTAACAAGCTCACCCCCAGACATCGCAAATGTTGCAAACGAGGTGATCGACCTTTACACGGCAGGCAGCAGAGGCCACCaaaacactgtgctgctgctggtgaacgATGAGCAGATTTTAGAAAATCTGCAAGACAGCATCATGGAGAAGATTGCTGAACAGAAGATAGTCACCCGTATGCCTGTGGTGATTTTTCTCAGCTGTATTAGAAAAGTATCAATTGTGCAGAATGACAATGTTGCCCTTAAAGATGTACTTTCTGACACAGAGAAGCAAAAATTtgatgagaaaaagaaagaacttAGCCTAAAGTATGGTGATAAATGCAAACAGTTCCATGGCTTTAACATAATGCAAACTAATTTCTCTTCAGATTATGTCCAACAAGCATGCAAAGTATTCAGTACTGTCAGAAGAGCAAATAGACCACGGAAAACACAGCTTGTTGCCTGCCTATCCCTGTTAAATGGTTATGTACCAGGTTCATATCTCACAGAGTCTCAGTGCCTGGACTTTCTTAAACATGACGACGACAATTATGGAGACCTGGAGGACAGAATGGAGCCCTTTAGTCATCTCATCACCTTCCAACAAGATAAAAGATCTGGAAGAAAAGTTAGCATGGCTCACCCTATGATAGCACAGCGCTGTACAGAGTTGATGGCTGAGGCAGGTGTGACCAGAAGTGACACAGCCCTAAAGTTGATCTCTTTGTACAGCAATGGGGATCCTCCATATTTGCTTGGATTTGTGAAAGACATGCTGACAAAAAGAGAAccaaaaaaaggaggaaaagaacCCAAAAAGAACACAATCTCTGGTACAGAGACTGACAAGGACCAAGAAAGGTTTTCTAGGCTAATCCTAGAAATTCAAAAGAAGGAGGGTAATGCCAAGAGTGCATCTGTTTTAAAGGTAGCATCAAAAAAGTTTGATGAAAATCCATTTTTTCCACAAGCTCTTGCTCGTTTTTATTACATAGAACTAAAAGATTACAATCAGGCAGAAATGTGGGCAAAGCGAGCAAAGGAAAGAGATCCAGAAAATTCATTTGTTGCTGATACACTGGGACAAGTGTATAAGAACCATTTAAAGAGCAAAGAGTCTCATCCTAAGGAAGGATGCGAAAAGCTTCCTGCCAAACCAAGAGAAATTTTGCAACTGGCCAAAAAGGCCATTGAAGCTTTCAAAGATGAAGAACGACTTGCTGAAAAACAACATGGTACAGATACGAAGGAAGATAGCACTACCAAAGTCGACACTACCAAAGTCAGCACTACCAAAGTCGGCCCTACCAAAGATGGCCCTACCAAAGACGGCACTACCAAAGTCGGCACCACCAAAGACGGCACTACCAAAGTCAGCACTACCAAAGTCGGCCCTACCAAAGACGGCACTACCAAA TCAGGATGA